GACGTCGGATTTGTTAAGAATGCTGGAAGGTCACTTAATACACTGTTGATAATGTAGCTGTAATTTCACAGTAACATGTTTAACCTCTTATTTCTGTCTTTTCTGCCATCAGGCACTTGTGTCGGCCATGCCACAACAGAGAGAAAGCGCGTGGCCTTGGCAAGTACATCTGTCAGAAGTGTCACGCCATCATTGAGGAGCAGCCCCTTCTGTTCAAGAATGACCCCTACCACCCTGATCACTTCAACTGTAACAACTGCGGGTAAGAATCAGGACTCGGAAAATGTCTTCAAGATTGGCCAGGCTGTAATCagtgtgtgtcacatgaccatgaCCGCCTCATGCGGTCACATTGTCCTCCCTGTCTACAGTAAGGAGCTGACTGCGGATGCCAGGGAGCTGAAGGGGGAGCTTTACTGCTTGCCCTGTCATGACAAGATGGGTGTTCCAATCTGTGGGGCCTGCAGGAGACCCATTGAGGGCCGTGTGGTCAATGCCATGGGCAAGCAGTGGCATGTGGAGGTCTGACCTTTaaatatacacttttttttttttactcttctcAGCCTCCATTGTTACTGTGTGGGATTATACCATCACCATTAGAATGGATTTGATCCACCAATATGCTTCCTGCTTTTTCTAAGTCTGCAGTTAGATTCAACGCAGGCCCATTGTTCTCTCAACATGAATAATCAACACTGATATTTTCACAGTATCTCAGTCTGATCTGTCCACCTCTCCCATACCTCCTACCTTTTTGTCtccgttattttttttctactgtaaAAATCCATTCATCCGCtgtcttttcactttttttggcCATTTTGTTGTCTTCCCTCCTCCACATGCAGCACCACGTATGCACTTTGTGCGAGCGTTCATTTCATGGCCACCGATTTTATGAGCGAGATGGTCATGCTTATTGCGAGACCCACTTTGACATGGTGAGGAATATGCCAGAACCATTGATACAGTGCCCTGTGGATCCCCCGCCTGGCATCTGTTGTAGTGGTAGTCGTCACTAATCCAGTATTTTATCATCAGTGTGACATggaaaatcatgtttttaatgGCTGCTTTATTGGCTGCTTTTGGCTACTACTCGTCCATCGTGTCCTATTAAATTGGAAACATTGAAAAGTCCATGAAATTCCAGGACACATGGACTGAAATGAAGAGTTGTACTGTACGTGAGACCGTGATGCTGGCTGTGGCACAATGTGAACGAAAGCCTTGAGCTTGACGGTGTGTGCTTGGCTGTTGCTTTGTTGCAGCATTTTGTGTGTGCTAAGTGTGAGAAACCCTTCCTGGGACACCGTCACTACGAGCGCAAGGGCCTGGCCTACTGTGAAACCCACTACAACCAGGTAATACTAACTTGAGTACTATACAGCATATGTCATGAAAATGGAAACACTTGTTTGCCACTAGGTGTTGCCACTAGGGGGCTGCATTCTCTACCCCAGTGTGTCATATAAAGGTCTTCCCACAATAGACAATAGTAATGGTGACTGCAGATTTTACAGGGAAATTGCTGCGGCATgctaaaacaaccaaaaaaacccattagtgtccaaaaaaatattttaaaaagcaacaTTTCAGTAAGTGACAAAGGCTGTAATGCTAAAACAAGAATATCATATACATAGTATATTGTATGCTCAGAATAAAACCTaatgataattatattaatatatatatttatatacatacatatatatatatatatatatacattatatatatatatatatattatatacataatatattctTATATTTCAACCACCCCATGATACACTGGGGGCTCTTTTTGCTCAAGTAAGTGCAGTCGCCATCACTGTTGTGAGATATGGGGCACCAAGgtatgaggtaaaaaaaaaacagacaaggaAATCGCAGTATGCCCAAATAAGCTAATAAATGTACCTGTTCATTTGTTGTTACCaagtggtgtaatggtacagctgctgcctttgaaGGCAGAGGGTGCAGGTTTGAGCAGAAcctcagacatttttttaatatatttgttattttggcTTTGAAATTTGTTTCCCGTGGATTTTTTACATGCATCTAACTACTAAATTCAGGTTCAAGTGAACTAGTATTCATATAGGTTTTAATGGGTCAGTTAGGTCCTGAGTGCAGATGGCTAAATAAACAACACTGGCCAGTGTCCACTATGTAAGGCAGgcgtctcaaactcaatttacctgggggccactggagcaccaggtttaaaaaaaaaaaaaaacacacatttattaaaaacagaaaaatatacaaactttttcagtgttttggttccgattttctacaataaaagctctgataaaacattccactgttctcaaatatcttaatttttatttttctgcacaaaataagatgaaaaataaatgaacaaatcaagaataaagaaaatcaatcaatcactaataaataaatataataataataataaaacggcaaataataaaaacttaagaaaccacatatagttggtgggtagacaaattattttttcagattaaaattcacaaagcattattagagccctgtagacatgacaaaacacgactatagtcacatttatactctttttatttacaacatattgcgcaactgcagggtcttgagacacatgctaacttgcaaactagagagctagcgacctaaacggtagccttcaagttatttcctttaaacttaaatagccaaaaacttaccacttccacacggatagggaggataactattaacagttatttaacctttaacatgaacattaatcaaacgtaataattttttctgggtacatgataccatacagcatccatatcaaacttgcgcgggccgcactaacattaaactttcatatcaaggcggggggctcaaactagtgtcctagtgtttgagacccctgatgtaaggaAATACAGTATGGTCTTCGCattgttattacatttacatttttcaatgtattattttataattcagTTAACAAATCTTGCTCTGTCATCCAAGATGACCTCACAAATTCTTCAAAATATTCTTCcggatgaatgaacaaaaattcCCACATATACACTCTAAAACTCCCTATTTTCTTTGAGAGagattaataatataataaatatttataaagcCACCATTAGTCCTCATGTTGACTTTCTTATATAAACATTTTCACCACCTCTTCAGCTTGTGCTTGTTTGCATGGGATCTGACTGCATTTATTAgcattgtgtttttgtaacTGTATCAATTGAGTGCTAATGTTCTTTCTCTTCCTTCCTGTTGCCGTTCAGCTGTTTGGAGATGTTTGCTACCACTGCAATCGCGTAATAGAAGGAGATggtgagattttttttgcagctgtgttTGTTCATGAATGAAGTCGGTTGTTATATATCATGCCTCGCATCACCCCTCGCTTTGTGATTTTCTTTGACATGTTTTCTCGCTTCTATTTTCAGTGGTGTCAGCCCTCAACAAGGCCTGGTGCGTCAACTGTTTTGCTTGCTCAACTTGCAACACCAAGCTCACCCTCAAGTAAGTAACACGAAGCCTGTCAAGTGCAtctcatattattacattattattattattgtgactaCTTGCATGTTTTCACCCTTTTCATGGGCCCTTTTCTCGCCACCCTGCCAATCATTGTGTCCTTTGATATTTTCTCTATAATTCTGTCCTATCTGCTGTCTTTGGCTGCCCTTTTCCTGTCCTTCCCCTGTGATCTATCAGGGATAAGTTTGTGGAGGTGGATCTAAAGCCGGTGTGTAAGCACTGCTACGAACGCCTCCCAGATGACATGAAACGCCGTCTGGCCAAGCGAGAGCGTGActcaaaagagaaaaagaagaaaccCTTGATACCTATGTGTCTGTGATCATGCTCTCTTGTTTCCTTCTGCGCACTTCAACCGTTCTTGGTCAGTTTTCCTTCTCACTTTCCGCCTGTTATCTTGTGTCTTAAAAAGCTGGTTTGAGTATGAGCTAGTATAGCTGTTGGGAAACCTGTGCAATGCAAACAGGGAAATCATCAGATCAGTCACATGTCCAAGGGACAGCTTTGTTCTGTCTGGGCGCCAGAGTGGTAAAGCCGTAATCACTTCCGGCAGCTTTCTTGCCTCAGCTGTGGAAATAATGGGAGTGCCACCGGGTATGACACGTGCCATGTGATTCAGCCAGtgattaccgtaatttccggactatagagggcacctgattataagcctcacccactacatttttagtggaaaaccgattttgtacatacacaagccgcacctgtatataagccgcttgtgcccacattaaaacatgtaaacatatttacaaagaaagacggtacacagagggagttttcaaagttttaataatataacttaacaataataataatataacttcctgcttttattacctctgaaagcttttttcgtctttttacattgctccagttcttcccgctgccgtttccagcgtctcaccatcgattTGTTTATGCCAAGTTcacgtgcagcagctctgttttccttctttatcggacagcttgattgcttttagcttgaaagctgcgtcatatgcctttctttttttgcattttccatgatgaaggtatgttcacgctaatttaatttatgcacaagacaagaagttgcagtcttcctctacgcatatattccaccggtcttaatcttaccttttctactcgagagccccttGCGGCtgttagaaaaattacataaattggccacatcactgaataagccgcagggttgagTTTgggaaaaagtagcggcttatagtccggaatttacggtatGTGCCCTGAGTGGCAATGGCAGAGTTCTTTGAATGAAATGCATTTGATAGACAAAAGAAGCAGTATATTAGTTTGGGGAAAAGTCTATAATCC
This is a stretch of genomic DNA from Doryrhamphus excisus isolate RoL2022-K1 chromosome 9, RoL_Dexc_1.0, whole genome shotgun sequence. It encodes these proteins:
- the LOC131136091 gene encoding LIM and senescent cell antigen-like-containing domain protein 1 isoform X5, whose product is MLAITEMTNGNMANALANAMCERCKSGFAPAEKIVNSNGELYHEQCFVCAQCFQQFPEGLFYEFEDRKYCEHDFQMLFAPCCHQCGEFIIGRVIKAMNNSWHPECFCCDICQAVLADVGFVKNAGRHLCRPCHNREKARGLGKYICQKCHAIIEEQPLLFKNDPYHPDHFNCNNCGKELTADARELKGELYCLPCHDKMGVPICGACRRPIEGRVVNAMGKQWHVEHFVCAKCEKPFLGHRHYERKGLAYCETHYNQLFGDVCYHCNRVIEGDVVSALNKAWCVNCFACSTCNTKLTLKDKFVEVDLKPVCKHCYERLPDDMKRRLAKRERDSKEKKKKPLIPMCL
- the LOC131136091 gene encoding LIM and senescent cell antigen-like-containing domain protein 1 isoform X6 gives rise to the protein MANALANAMCERCKSGFAPAEKIVNSNGELYHEQCFVCAQCFQQFPEGLFYEFEDRKYCEHDFQMLFAPCCHQCGEFIIGRVIKAMNNSWHPECFCCDICQAVLADVGFVKNAGRHLCRPCHNREKARGLGKYICQKCHAIIEEQPLLFKNDPYHPDHFNCNNCGKELTADARELKGELYCLPCHDKMGVPICGACRRPIEGRVVNAMGKQWHVEHFVCAKCEKPFLGHRHYERKGLAYCETHYNQLFGDVCYHCNRVIEGDVVSALNKAWCVNCFACSTCNTKLTLKDKFVEVDLKPVCKHCYERLPDDMKRRLAKRERDSKEKKKKPLIPMCL
- the LOC131136091 gene encoding LIM and senescent cell antigen-like-containing domain protein 1 isoform X3, coding for MNSLRLKALANSDLYRRRQERPDSYGVLGDGFSNMANALANAMCERCKSGFAPAEKIVNSNGELYHEQCFVCAQCFQQFPEGLFYEFEDRKYCEHDFQMLFAPCCHQCGEFIIGRVIKAMNNSWHPECFCCDICQAVLADVGFVKNAGRHLCRPCHNREKARGLGKYICQKCHAIIEEQPLLFKNDPYHPDHFNCNNCGKELTADARELKGELYCLPCHDKMGVPICGACRRPIEGRVVNAMGKQWHVEHFVCAKCEKPFLGHRHYERKGLAYCETHYNQLFGDVCYHCNRVIEGDVVSALNKAWCVNCFACSTCNTKLTLKDKFVEVDLKPVCKHCYERLPDDMKRRLAKRERDSKEKKKKPLIPMCL
- the LOC131136091 gene encoding LIM and senescent cell antigen-like-containing domain protein 1 isoform X1; protein product: MNGCTLPHVIPEDGEVLDHIPHREMNGYNQRFRDGDAGEAEVVVSKSQRRKSDVKVYKEFCDFYARFNMANALANAMCERCKSGFAPAEKIVNSNGELYHEQCFVCAQCFQQFPEGLFYEFEDRKYCEHDFQMLFAPCCHQCGEFIIGRVIKAMNNSWHPECFCCDICQAVLADVGFVKNAGRHLCRPCHNREKARGLGKYICQKCHAIIEEQPLLFKNDPYHPDHFNCNNCGKELTADARELKGELYCLPCHDKMGVPICGACRRPIEGRVVNAMGKQWHVEHFVCAKCEKPFLGHRHYERKGLAYCETHYNQLFGDVCYHCNRVIEGDVVSALNKAWCVNCFACSTCNTKLTLKDKFVEVDLKPVCKHCYERLPDDMKRRLAKRERDSKEKKKKPLIPMCL
- the LOC131136091 gene encoding LIM and senescent cell antigen-like-containing domain protein 1 isoform X4, whose protein sequence is MNSLRLKALANSDLYRRRQERPDSYGVLGDGFSNMANALANAMCERCKSGFAPAEKIVNSNGELYHEQCFVCAQCFQQFPEGLFYEFEDRKYCEHDFQMLFAPCCHQCGEFIIGRVIKAMNNSWHPECFCCDICQAVLADVGFVKNAGRHLCRPCHNREKARGLGKYICQKCHAIIEEQPLLFKNDPYHPDHFNCNNCGKELTADARELKGELYCLPCHDKMGVPICGACRRPIEGRVVNAMGKQWHVEHFVCAKCEKPFLGHRHYERKGLAYCETHYNQLFGDVCYHCNRVIEGDVVSALNKAWCVNCFACSTCNTKLTLKNKFVEFDMKPVCKKCYEKFPLELKKRLKKLSETVARK
- the LOC131136091 gene encoding LIM and senescent cell antigen-like-containing domain protein 1 isoform X7; its protein translation is MNGCTLPHVIPEDGEVLDHIPHREMNGYNQRFRDGDAGEAEVVVSKSQRRKSDVKVYKEFCDFYARFNMANALANAMCERCKSGFAPAEKIVNSNGELYHEQCFVCAQCFQQFPEGLFYEFEDRKYCEHDFQMLFAPCCHQCGEFIIGRVIKAMNNSWHPECFCCDICQAVLADVGFVKNAGRHLCRPCHNREKARGLGKYICQKCHAIIEEQPLLFKNDPYHPDHFNCNNCGKELTADARELKGELYCLPCHDKMGVPICGACRRPIEGRVVNAMGKQWHVEHFVCAKCEKPFLGHRHYERKGLAYCETHYNQLFGDVCYHCNRVIEGDVVSALNKAWCVNCFACSTCNTKLTLKDKFVEVDLKPVCKHCYERLPDDMKRRLAKRERDSKEKKKKPLIPMNKFVEFDMKPVCKKCYEKFPLELKKRLKKLSETVARK